The segment AGTCGATGCGCTCCCTGCTCTTCGTGTGTTCCGGCGTGATGCAGGCCCTCCAGGCCCTGCCGCAGCCCGCGATCGCGCAGGTCGAGGGGCTCGCGACGGCGGCCGGCTGCCAGCTCGTGGCCGCGTGCGACCTCGCCGTGGCCGGCGAGTCGGCGCGCTTCCAGGCACCGGGCGGACGCGGTGGGTGGTTCTGCACGACGCCCGGAGTCGCCCTCGCGCGTGCCGTCGGCCGCAAGCGCGCCCTCGAGATGCTGCTCACCGGTGACCCGATCGACGCCCGGACGGCCTGCGAATGGGGCCTCGTGAACCGCGTCGTCCCCGATGCCGACGTGGCGCAGGAGACACGTGCGCTGCTGACCCGCGCAACACGCGGAAGCGTGCGGTCCAAGGCGCTGGGCAAGCAGGCGTTCCACCGCCAGGTCGACCTGGATCTCGCGGGCGCCTACGCCTACGCGACCGAGGTGATGGCCGCTGCGTCCCAGACCCCCGACGCC is part of the Deltaproteobacteria bacterium genome and harbors:
- a CDS encoding enoyl-CoA hydratase-related protein, whose product is MPYEHLSLRDEGDFAVLTMRRPERRNALSEAHLRELQDALGHVARSRARGLVLAAEGPVFSAGHDFADMQGRDLESMRSLLFVCSGVMQALQALPQPAIAQVEGLATAAGCQLVAACDLAVAGESARFQAPGGRGGWFCTTPGVALARAVGRKRALEMLLTGDPIDARTACEWGLVNRVVPDADVAQETRALLTRATRGSVRSKALGKQAFHRQVDLDLAGAYAYATEVMAAASQTPDAQENLRAFLEKRPPRFR